The following proteins are co-located in the Telopea speciosissima isolate NSW1024214 ecotype Mountain lineage chromosome 9, Tspe_v1, whole genome shotgun sequence genome:
- the LOC122639212 gene encoding putative disease resistance protein At5g47280: MADGISSFVDIAKKLLPFIAEWKDKAINFKKDFERLQTTLASVVPQFEEGRRLDLELDDRNRNELDKLIEKLRKGQELVKKCCNVRWWNLYKKILYSGKITDLDKAIFRFCQLELQAEMFRDQKQLRVENKQLLLNNKQLESQVEALSQMMRHSQQMMCDFQQSLSKVEGLIRHQGGSMGEGSSSVGNVGVGLFPAKKLLDVILEMKDKAFNFREDLERLQNTLQRVVPLFEEGRLLDLESNDRKTKGLERFIGKLRKGEEMVQKCCKVSSFNIFPKIRYSSKIHNLNETILNFYWQELHVDPWYEREKQVLDIQIQQLLRKLKEMTLQQERTVGRINIAVPELPDRVVGFDLSLREFKFELLKENVTVLGLCAPVGCGKSTLAAMLCGDEQIRGIFRDKIFFVTVKKTATTLEILKRLIEEIGGEVPHSNLSEEDATKQFRQLLEQSSEPVMLVLDGVWDETIIKKFFSETKGYKILVTSRKVFKTYDSKHHSKHILKTLSHQDSMTLFRQIALPQDGNEDFEPDEDLLNEIVKCCDGFPFAIMVIATSLNQQPAEKWENMARKLLEGSSILDFDEKLRNCLASSLDSLDDTVRECFMDLGSFPEDSRIPFSALFDIWSELYDLEDENAAFVNLLELASRNLISLVGSRNSAKEIDELFITQHDLLRDLAIYQSRQERKRIVMDTRQEGIPENWREQENHYLNARLVSLCTGEMCPESWYDLQLPGAEVLILNFSGSNYAIPPFVQKMRKLKVLVIVNSGLTHAELGNLKTLTDLANLKRIRLAKVSIPPLHELTMPLMNLQKISLNMCSFGQSLMKCTIDVAYLLPNLVEIDISYSNDLVELPPWICDIINLQKLSITYCPKLSALPERIGFIPDLEFLRLHACHGLPELPDSIKGLRKLRSFDISDCQDLKMLPDGLGELHCLEKLDMRGCIDLKTLPSSAMKLVHLKEVLCDEDKVSLWEPLSPSLKIIVLREEHNLDWLGVDL, from the exons atGGCGGACGGAATCAGCAGTTTTGTTGACATAGctaaaaagcttttgccttttATAGCAGAATGGAAGGATAAGGCAATCAATTTCAAGAAAGACTTTGAACGGCTCCAAACTACTCTCGCAAGTGTGGTTCCTCAGTTTGAAGAAGGGAGGAGATTGGATTTAGAGTTAGACGATCGTAACCGGAATGAGCTTGATAAATTGATTGAGAAGTTGCGGAAAGGACAAGAGCTCGTCAAGAAGTGCTGCAATGTCCGGTGGTGGAACTTATACAAGAAGATCCTTTACTCCGGTAAGATCACCGATTTGGATAAAGCCATTTTTAGGTTCTGCCAGCTAGAGTTGCAGGCCGAAATGTTTCGTGACCAAAAACAGCTTCGGGTCGAGAACAAACAGCTTCTGCTCAACAACAAACAATTGGAAAGTCAAGTGGAAGCACTTTCGCAGATGATGCGTCACTCCCAACAGATGATGTGCGATTTCCAACAATCGTTAAGTAAGGTGGAAGGACTGATTCGGCATCAGGGAGGGAGTATGGGTGAAGGTTCGAGCTCCGTCGGTAACGTGGGTGTGGGTTTGTTTCCTGCGAAAAAGCTTTTGGATGTGATATTAGAAATGAAGGATAAAGCCTTCAATTTCAGGGAAGACCTTGAACGCCTCCAAAATACTCTCCAACGGGTGGTTCCTCTGTTTGAAGAAGGGAGGTTATTGGATTTAGAGTCAAACGATCGTAAGACAAAGGGGCTCGAGAGATTCATTGGGAAATtgaggaagggagaagagatggtCCAGAAATGTTGCAAAGTCTCGTCTTTTAACATCTTCCCGAAGATCCGTTACTCCAGTAAGATCCACAATTTGAATGAAACTATTCTTAATTTCTACTGGCAAGAGTTGCACGTCGATCCCTGGTACGAAAGAGAGAAGCAAGTGCTCGATATCCAAATCCAACAATTGCTTCGTAAGTTGAAAGAAATGACTCTGCAGCAGGAACGGACTGTGGGCCGCATTAACATTGCAGTTCCTGAGCTCCCAGATCGTGTTGTTGGATTCGATTTAAGTCTCAGAGAATTTAAGTTTGAATTGTTAAAAGAAAATGTGACTGTGCTTGGACTGTGTGCtcctgtgggatgtgggaagtCCACGTTAGCTGCCATGCTTTGTGGAGACGAACAAATcagag GCATATTCAGGGACAAAATATTCTTTGTCACCGTTAAAAAGACTGCTACCACCTTGGAGATCCTAAAGCGACTTATTGAAGAGATTGGTGGTGAGGTGCCTCACTCCAATTTGAGTGAAGAAGATGCAACTAAGCAATTTCGACAGCTTCTGGAGCAGAGTTCAGAGCCAGTAATGCTGGTCTTGGATGGTGTTTGGGACGAAACAATTATTAAGAAGTTTTTCTCTGAAACGAAAGGATATAAGATACTGGTTACATCaagaaaagttttcaaaacATATGATTCCAAACATCATTCTAAGCATATTTTGAAAACACTCAGTCACCAAGACTCCATGACTCTGTTTCGTCAAATAGCACTGCCTCAAGATGGGAATGAGGACTTTGAGCCAGATGAGGATCTTCTAAACGAG ATAGTAAAATGCTGCGATGGTTTCCCATTCGCTATTATGGTGATTGCCACATCGCTGAACCAGCAGCCCGCAGAGAAATGGGAAAACATGGCTAGGAAACTGTTGGAAGGTTCCTCCATTCTTGATTTTGATGAGAAATTGCGGAATTGTCTTGCAAGCAGCTTGGATTCCTTGGATGATACAGTTCGAGAGTGTTTTATGGACTTGGGTTCCTTTCCTGAAGACAGTAGGATCCCTTTCTCTGCTCTGTTCGACATTTGGTCTGAGCTCTATGACCTAGAAGATGAAAATGCTGCCTTTGTCAATCTTCTCGAACTTGCCTCTCGAAATCTTATTAGTTTGGTTGGAAGCAG GAATTCTGCAAAGGAGATTGATGAGCTATTTATTACCCAACATGATCTATTAAGAGACCTGGCTATCTACCAGAGCCGGcaggagagaaaaagaattgtCATGGACACAAGACAAGAAGGCATTCCCGAGAACTGGAGAGAACAAGAGAACCACTATCTCAATGCCCGTCTTGTTTCTCTCTGCACAG GTGAAATGTGTCCAGAAAGCTGGTATGACTTGCAACTTCCCGGAGCTGAGGTGCTGATTCTGAATTTCTCTGGAAGTAACTATGCCATACCCCCATTTGTGCAAAAGATGAGGAAGCTAAAGGTTCTTGTCATTGTAAACTCTGGACTGACCCATGCCGAGCTAGGCAATTTGAAAACTCTTACTGATTTGGCTAATCTAAAGAGGATCAGGTTGGCCAAAGTCTCGATTCCTCCCCTTCATGAACTCACAATGCCATTGATGAATTTGCAGAAGATATCCTTAAATATGTGTTCTTTTGGCCAATCTTTGATGAAATGCACCATCGATGTCGCCTACTTGTTACCTAATCTTGTTGAGATCGACATCAGTTACAGCAATGATCTTGTGGAATTGCCTCCGTGGATCTGTGATATTATCAATTTACAGAAACTCAGCATTACTTACTGTCCCAAGTTATCTGCACTACCTGAGAGAATTGGATTCATACCAGATTTAGAGTTTTTAAGGCTGCATGCATGTCATGGATTGCCTGAGTTACCAGACTCGATAAAAGGACTCAGGAAGCTGAGGTCCTTTGATATATCTGATTGTCAAGACTTAAAAATGCTGCCTGACGGGTTGGGTGAGTTACATTGTTTGGAAAAGCTTGACATGAGAGGTTGCATAGACTTGAAGACATTGCCATCTTCAGCCATGAAGCTTGTTCATTTAAAGGAAGTGCTCTGTGATGAAGACAAAGTTAGTCTTTGGGAACCTCTATCACCTAGtctaaaaataattgttttgcGTGAAGAGCACAATTTGGACTGGTTGGGGGTTGATCTATGA
- the LOC122639213 gene encoding disease resistance protein PIK6-NP-like, producing the protein MAEGTIISFAKKLAVITVEEYNFLQGVEGQVVSLRDELEWISSFLRDAAVQRSKYERVDVWVSQVRDLAYDAEDVLDIFIHKVKRLKERSWLRFLSKWPLIFPGPPITLHKLGNQISNINTRIEKISAYKSRYAIDKLKDKDSLGKDVALNKRKALALDEEIIIGFDSQSKEVEKILTQQRDDSSQLHIVSIVGMAGTGKSTLAYKVYKVVTNQFDSCAWINVSQEFEPQRLLQSMTEQNPEKTNFGRLLVVFDDVWREKDWDSIYQDILEKINIDRKESRVLITSRFDYVAKHAKSRINQIGKLDDKDCLELLKRKVFHDEKDFPKELEKLAEQIVKKCNSLPLAIVVLGGLLSTKQRTIDVWTKVVRSARWQLLQGSTECFEVLDLSYDNLPNQLKPCFLYFGLFPEDCPINCETIIQLWIAEGFIQERGEESMEDVAEDCLEDLIQRNMIQVDCRRSNGTLETCRIHDLLREFAISKGRHDKFLDILGDKRLANRCIMSRRLAIYSNNEEAEGTEIPDSTSLNNPRSILCFTNLSKKKLENTSFYKNFTLLRVLDLQGATELQSLPDAIGKLVLLKYLNLRGARVKRLPSSIRKLQNLQTLDISETQIFGIPCSVWKLEELRHFYANLELISTKAGSCCDLHCGGSPQIGRLRNLLTLSTREYNWISKDFNGLIDLRKLKITGVDMDRYGEILSKSILKFVYLRELEIEWARGKLQFQDSLSQHVHLYKMRLSGAMEKLPDDCNVFPPNLIELELSNTKLEQNGDSMKTLAKLENLQFLQLRKSSFLGNHMVFPKDGFPKLLSLDIGLLSDLEEWTVENGSLANLKVLNLKSLDNLKKLPDGFDIAKLQKLKLLLMPQQLSESVGRDKKVDNLERPQASTEEPEGGKCKNNLLMDLLINVPHLCNSAYKHGVQHLILPGVTFNFEAEFRTQLLGLDQAREL; encoded by the exons atggctGAGGGCACAATCATATCTTTTGCCAAGAAACTAGCTGTGATAACAGTAGAAGAGTACAACTTTTTGCAAGGGGTAGAAGGACAGGTTGTGTCTCTTCGTGATGAACTCGAATGGATCAGTTCTTTTCTAAGGGATGCTGCAGTGCAACGTAGTAAGTACGAGCGAGTGGACGTATGGGTAAGCCAAGTCAGAGACCTTGCTTATGATGCTGAAGATGTTCTTGACATATTCATCCATAAGGTAAAGCGGCTAAAGGAAAGAAGCTGGTTAAGATTCTTATCAAAATGGCCTCTCATTTTTCCTGGTCCACCTATTACTCTTCACAAATTGGGGAACCAGATTAGTAATATCAACACAAGAATCGAAAAGATTTCAGCTTACAAATCAAGGTATGCCATTGATAAGTTAAAGGATAAAGATTCATTGGGCAAAGATGTGGCATTGAATAAGAGAAAAGCTCTGGCTTTGGATGAAGAAATCATCATTGGCTTCGATAGTCAATCAAAAGAAGTGGAAAAAATATTGACACAGCAGAGAGATGATTCTTCACAATTGCATATTGTTTCTATAGTTGGGATGGCTGGTACAGGTAAATCAACCCTTGCTTACAAGGTCTACAAagttgttacaaatcaatttgaTTCATGTGCTTGGATAAATGTTTCCCAAGAATTTGAACCACAACGTCTCTTGCAAAGCATGACAGAGCAAAATCCTGAGAAGACAAATTTTGGGAGATTATTAGTGGTGTTTGATGATGTATGGAGAGAAAAAGATTGGGATTCAATATACCAAGATATCCTTGAAAAAATTAACATCGACAGGAAAGAAAGCAGAGTATTAATTACTTCTCGCTTTGATTATGTAGCCAAACATGCCAAGTCAAGAATAAATCAGATAGGAAAATTAGATGACAAGGACTGTTTAGAGCTTCTTAAAAGGAAGGTTTTCCATGATGAGAAAGATTTCCCAAAAGAACTGGAGAAATTAGCAGAGCAAATTGTCAAAAAGTGCAACAGTTTACCACTTGCAATTGTTGTATTGGGTGGTCTCTTATCAACAAAACAGCGAACAATTGATGTGTGGACCAAAGTAGTTAGAAGTGCAAGATGGCAACTACTACAAGGCTCTACAGAATGCTTTGAGGTATTAGATTTGAGTTATGATAATCTACCCAATCAGTTAAAGCCTTGTTTTCTCTACTTCGGCCTTTTTCCAGAAGATTGTCCAATCAATTGTGAAACCATAATTCAATTATGGATTGCTGAGGGTTTCAtccaagagagaggagaagaatcAATGGAAGATGTTGCAGAGGATTGCCTCGAAGATTTAATTCAAAGGAACATGATTCAAGTAGATTGCAGAAGATCAAATGGAACTCTTGAAACATGTCGAATCCATGATCTGTTAAGAGAATTTGCAATCTCAAAAGGACGACATGACAAATTTCTTGACATTTTGGGGGATAAACGTTTGGCAAATCGTTGTATCATGTCACGTCGACTTGCCATTTATTCAAACAATGAAGAAGCTGAAGGGACTGAAATTCCAGATAGCACATCCTTAAATAATCCTCGTTCGATTTTGTGCTTCACTAATTtgagcaaaaaaaaattggagaacaCTTCTTTCTACAAAAACTTCACTCTTCTCAGAGTTTTGGATCTACAAGGGGCAACAGAACTACAGAGCTTACCTGATGCAATAGGGAAACTTGTTCTCCTTAAGTACTTGAATCTTCGAGGAGCTCGGGTGAAAAGGCTTCCATCTTCAATTCGCAAACTCCAAAATCTTCAAACTCTTGATATATCTGAAACTCAAATCTTTGGCATACCTTGTTCAGTATGGAAATTGGAAGAACTGAGACATTTTTATGCTAATCTTGAACTTATTTCTACTAAAGCAGGATCTTGTTGTGATCTTCATTGTGGTGGTTCTCCCCAAATTGGGCGATTAAGGAATCTTCTGACACTATCTACAAGAGAATACAATTGGATATCCAAAGACTTCAATGGATTGATCGATCTCAGAAAGCTAAAGATCACTGGAGTGGACATGGACCGTTATGGAGAAATATTATCTAAATCTATTCTGAAATTTGTTTACCTGAGGGAGTTGGAGATTGAATGGGCCAGAGGAAAGCTGCAATTTCAAGATTCACTTTCACAACATGTTCATCTCTACAAAATGAGATTATCAGGAGCTATGGAAAAATTACCAGATGATTGTAATGTTTTTCCACCAAATCTTATTGAATTAGAGTTATCCAACACGAAATTAGAGCAGAATGGTGACTCAATGAAAACCCTAGCAAAATTAGAGAACTTACAGTTCCTGCAACTCCGAAAGAGTTCTTTCCTGGGAAACCATATGGTTTTTCCTAAAGATGGGTTTCCTAAGCTTTTAAGCCTGGATATTGGATTGTTATCTGATTTAGAAGAATGGACGGTGGAGAATGGATCATTGGCCAAtctcaaggttctaaatcttaAAAGTTTAGACAACCTAAAGAAGTTGCCGGATGGATTTGACATCGCCAAACTCCAGAAGCTCAAATTACTCTTGATGCCACAACAACTCTCAGAAAGTGTTGGAAGAGATAAGAAG GTAGACAATTTGGAGAGGCCTCAAGCATCTACTGAGGAGCCCGAG GGAGGAAAGTGCAAGAACAACTTATTAATGGATCTCCTCATTAATGTCCCTCATTTATGCAATTCTGCATATAAGCATGGGGTTCAACATTTG ATCCTGCCTGGTGTTACTTTCAATTTTGAAGCTGAGTTTCGTACACAACTATTGGGGTTGGATCAGGCTAGAGAGCTTTGA